The proteins below come from a single Chryseobacterium capnotolerans genomic window:
- a CDS encoding RebB family R body protein, translating to MANEKAGSTVNEQITDAVTQSNVKVVAESPAMALSNVYQTAAHSTGIMFENAVNSQNQQNIVTQAATTQGISQIYSLDTIADAVSMAKILNP from the coding sequence ATGGCTAACGAAAAAGCTGGATCAACAGTAAACGAACAAATCACAGACGCAGTAACGCAGTCCAATGTAAAAGTAGTAGCAGAATCTCCTGCAATGGCATTAAGTAACGTATATCAAACTGCTGCACATTCTACAGGAATCATGTTTGAAAATGCAGTGAATTCTCAGAACCAACAGAACATTGTTACTCAGGCAGCAACGACTCAGGGAATCTCTCAGATCTACAGTCTGGATACGATCGCTGACGCGGTTTCTATGGCTAAGATCCTTAATCCGTAA
- a CDS encoding sensor histidine kinase — protein sequence MKSIQRNKQKVSQLVRNNQKEHWESMLLLQEQDRERLAEELHDNIISQLNIIRLNLNDKKPEELSRDLKRSMQLIRELSHNLTPPDLNEIDLTDLIEDYLEQVNKSIEVIFRAITIGIPISNLVKLNLFRIVQELVTNILKHAEATRIDVSLRISLNYVILTIEDNGKGFIMGNHSGGIGMRNIKSRAQKIKAIYKLKTQPEKGTKFIACMAIQ from the coding sequence TTGAAAAGCATACAAAGAAACAAACAAAAGGTTTCTCAACTGGTCCGTAATAACCAAAAAGAACACTGGGAGAGTATGCTTCTGCTGCAGGAACAGGATAGAGAACGACTGGCGGAAGAACTTCATGATAACATTATTTCACAGCTGAATATCATCCGTCTGAATCTTAATGATAAAAAGCCGGAGGAACTCAGCCGGGATTTAAAAAGATCTATGCAGTTGATCCGTGAACTGTCACATAATCTTACCCCTCCGGATCTCAATGAAATTGATCTGACGGATTTAATTGAGGACTATCTTGAACAGGTTAATAAAAGTATAGAAGTAATTTTTCGGGCGATCACCATAGGAATACCCATCAGTAATCTGGTCAAATTGAACCTTTTCAGAATTGTTCAGGAACTCGTTACCAATATTCTGAAACATGCGGAAGCTACAAGAATTGATGTTTCACTGAGAATATCTCTGAATTATGTGATACTGACCATTGAAGATAACGGAAAAGGGTTCATCATGGGAAACCATTCCGGAGGTATTGGGATGAGAAATATTAAATCAAGAGCACAGAAAATAAAAGCGATTTATAAACTTAAAACACAGCCTGAAAAAGGAACAAAATTCATAGCCTGTATGGCAATACAATAA
- a CDS encoding RebB family R body protein — MANEKAGSTVNEQITDAVTQSNVKVVAESPAVALSNVYQTAAHSTGIMFENAVTAQNQQNILGQAATTQGVIQIYSLDTIADAVSIAKVLNP; from the coding sequence ATGGCTAACGAAAAAGCTGGCTCAACAGTAAACGAGCAAATTACAGACGCAGTAACGCAGTCCAATGTAAAAGTAGTAGCAGAATCTCCTGCTGTAGCGTTGAGTAACGTATATCAAACAGCAGCGCATTCCACAGGAATTATGTTTGAGAATGCAGTAACTGCACAAAACCAACAGAATATTTTAGGTCAGGCTGCCACTACACAAGGGGTAATCCAGATCTATAGTCTGGATACTATAGCAGATGCTGTTTCTATTGCTAAGGTATTAAATCCTTAA
- a CDS encoding RebB family R body protein has protein sequence MNEINTIITGMSTAVPQAISAQVSAHSTGLMQINSVLNQQRDSMMGIANNVMGMKKMSSGKLKYRELGILKKGRF, from the coding sequence ATGAACGAAATCAATACAATAATCACTGGAATGTCCACAGCAGTACCTCAGGCTATTTCTGCTCAGGTAAGTGCACATTCTACAGGATTAATGCAGATCAATTCTGTATTAAATCAGCAAAGAGACTCTATGATGGGAATAGCCAATAATGTCATGGGCATGAAAAAAATGAGTTCCGGAAAACTGAAATACAGAGAATTGGGAATTTTAAAAAAGGGCAGGTTTTAA
- a CDS encoding RebB family R body protein, producing MPPVNGQITDAVTQSNVKVVAESPAVALSNVYQTAAHSTGIMFENAMNAQNQHNILTQAATTQGVTQIYSKDTIADAISIAKILTP from the coding sequence ATGCCACCAGTAAACGGACAAATCACAGACGCAGTAACCCAGTCGAACGTAAAAGTAGTAGCAGAATCGCCTGCTGTAGCGTTAAGTAATGTGTACCAAACCGCTGCACATTCTACAGGTATTATGTTTGAAAATGCAATGAATGCACAAAATCAACATAATATTTTAACGCAAGCTGCCACAACGCAGGGTGTTACTCAAATTTACAGCAAAGATACCATCGCTGATGCGATCTCTATTGCTAAAATCCTTACTCCTTAA
- a CDS encoding RebB family R body protein, producing the protein MANEKAGSTVNEQITDAVTQSNVKVVAESPAMALSNVYQTAAHSTGIMFENAVNAQNQQNILTQAATTQGISQIYSLDTIADAVSIARVLNP; encoded by the coding sequence ATGGCTAACGAAAAAGCTGGCTCAACAGTAAACGAGCAAATCACAGACGCAGTAACACAGTCGAACGTAAAAGTAGTAGCAGAATCTCCTGCAATGGCATTAAGTAACGTATATCAAACAGCGGCACATTCTACAGGAATCATGTTTGAAAATGCAGTGAATGCACAAAACCAACAGAATATTTTGACACAAGCAGCAACTACACAGGGAATTTCTCAGATCTATAGTCTGGATACCATTGCTGATGCAGTTTCTATTGCTAGAGTCCTTAATCCTTAA
- a CDS encoding RebB family R body protein, translating to MANEKTGSTVNEQITDAVTQSNVKVVAESPAVALSNVYQTAAHSTGIMFENAVNAQNQQNILTQAATTQGISQIYTLDTIADAVSIARVLNP from the coding sequence ATGGCTAACGAAAAAACTGGATCAACAGTAAACGAACAAATCACAGACGCAGTTACACAGTCGAATGTAAAAGTAGTAGCAGAATCTCCTGCTGTAGCATTGAGTAACGTATATCAAACCGCGGCACATTCTACAGGAATCATGTTTGAAAATGCAGTAAATGCACAAAACCAACAAAACATTCTGACACAAGCAGCAACTACACAGGGAATTTCTCAGATCTACACTCTGGATACCATTGCTGATGCGGTTTCTATTGCTAGAGTCCTTAATCCTTAA
- a CDS encoding helix-turn-helix domain-containing protein has protein sequence MASKEGFSVIQSLLHAFIGMFAFIYSKENSSQASGENRSLQLTRAFKIMVRQNYKTMKSPSEYAEKLNISRGYLTESIREITGKPAQHWIHHEILIEAKRLLVFTHLTVKEIAYELGYNDHTYFSRLFSKIEDQSPSEFRSTNR, from the coding sequence TTGGCTTCCAAAGAAGGTTTTTCAGTAATTCAATCTCTGCTTCATGCGTTTATAGGAATGTTTGCTTTTATCTATTCAAAAGAGAATTCTTCTCAAGCATCTGGCGAAAACCGCTCTTTACAACTGACAAGAGCATTCAAAATCATGGTGCGCCAGAATTATAAAACCATGAAAAGTCCATCTGAATATGCAGAAAAACTCAATATTTCAAGGGGATATCTCACAGAATCAATTCGCGAAATAACGGGTAAACCTGCACAACATTGGATTCATCATGAAATTTTAATTGAGGCCAAGCGTTTACTCGTATTTACCCATCTTACAGTAAAGGAAATCGCTTATGAATTAGGATATAATGACCACACCTATTTTAGCCGTTTGTTTTCAAAAATAGAAGATCAGTCACCTTCAGAATTCAGAAGTACCAACAGATAG
- a CDS encoding RebB family R body protein, whose protein sequence is MATVNEQITDAVTQTNVKVIGESPAMALSNVYQSAAHSTGIMFQNAVTNQNQQNILGQAATTQGILQIYSLDTVSDAVSIAKILRP, encoded by the coding sequence ATGGCAACAGTCAATGAACAAATCACGGACGCAGTAACGCAGACCAACGTAAAAGTAATAGGAGAATCTCCTGCAATGGCGTTAAGTAATGTCTATCAATCTGCAGCCCATTCCACAGGCATTATGTTTCAAAATGCAGTAACGAATCAGAACCAACAGAATATTTTAGGTCAGGCAGCAACCACTCAGGGAATTCTGCAGATCTATAGCCTGGATACGGTATCAGATGCGGTTTCTATTGCTAAGATCCTGAGACCTTAA
- a CDS encoding RebB family R body protein, with product MADTVNNQTTDAVTQTNVTVLGESPAQAMSMLYQMATHASGISIQNSVTNQQNLNQLNPAIVADAIKILKG from the coding sequence ATGGCAGACACCGTAAACAACCAGACTACAGACGCAGTAACGCAGACGAATGTTACCGTGCTTGGTGAATCTCCCGCACAGGCCATGAGTATGCTTTATCAGATGGCTACCCACGCCAGTGGAATTTCCATTCAGAATTCGGTAACCAATCAGCAGAATTTGAATCAGCTCAACCCAGCTATTGTTGCTGATGCCATTAAAATTTTAAAAGGATAA
- a CDS encoding response regulator transcription factor has protein sequence MEHSKIKIGIVDDDLLFVQLLKSYIESNGNYQVVLTSTGGDQFLSEDLPALDILILDLRMANGDGLEVMTELSKQENEIKIIVLSSFYRRSFMGQMLKMGAHAFLSKEIELEELLVVINTVYNTGHYFSNEQIDVMRTQFSNKLPEFHAFSKNELTEREIDVLRLVCQQLSTKEIADSLFISPKTVETHKTNLMIKTGVKNMAGLVIYAVQNNIIDANEIVLFDK, from the coding sequence ATGGAACATTCAAAAATTAAAATTGGCATTGTAGATGATGACCTGCTGTTTGTACAGCTTTTAAAAAGCTATATAGAAAGTAACGGGAATTATCAGGTTGTTCTTACATCAACCGGCGGAGATCAATTTCTTAGTGAAGATCTCCCAGCGCTGGATATCCTGATTCTGGATTTAAGGATGGCAAACGGAGATGGCCTTGAAGTAATGACTGAACTGTCAAAACAGGAAAACGAAATCAAAATTATAGTGCTTTCCAGCTTCTACAGACGTTCTTTTATGGGACAGATGCTTAAAATGGGAGCTCATGCCTTTTTATCCAAAGAAATTGAACTCGAGGAGCTGTTAGTGGTGATCAATACCGTTTACAACACCGGACATTATTTCTCCAATGAACAGATTGATGTGATGCGAACCCAGTTCTCCAATAAACTGCCGGAGTTTCATGCTTTTTCTAAAAATGAACTCACCGAGAGGGAAATTGATGTTTTGAGACTAGTCTGCCAGCAGCTAAGCACTAAGGAAATTGCAGACTCCCTATTTATTTCTCCCAAAACCGTAGAAACCCATAAGACCAATCTCATGATTAAAACAGGAGTGAAAAATATGGCCGGATTAGTGATCTATGCTGTACAAAATAACATCATTGATGCCAACGAAATAGTGCTGTTTGATAAATAG
- a CDS encoding siderophore-interacting protein → MPSLPKWINDTVENVWSSKFKDCKVIHIENISPTLRLIRFETDLQDIQFEPAYAIGIRVNERDFRNYSPFNFNREAGTFEVLFHIHNDSSAGSLFTAGLSVGDSIKILIPRGKRFFEPDAKIHFSIGDETSLGSSLSIKEAVEECGSSFICLHELEEAQALENLNLYGYHSPKNSTMRIIEALTDFLREEKEAIYNDDAVFYLTGNGTRMSLIRKFLKSKGVSSRCIRSQAYWIEGKKGL, encoded by the coding sequence ATGCCAAGTTTACCAAAATGGATCAATGATACAGTAGAAAATGTATGGTCCTCAAAATTTAAAGATTGTAAAGTTATTCATATAGAAAATATTTCTCCAACGCTTCGCCTTATACGTTTTGAAACCGATTTGCAGGATATTCAGTTTGAACCCGCTTACGCTATAGGAATCAGGGTTAACGAAAGAGATTTCCGCAATTACTCGCCTTTCAATTTCAATAGAGAAGCAGGAACGTTTGAAGTCTTATTTCATATTCATAATGATTCTTCGGCGGGGAGTCTCTTCACAGCTGGTTTATCCGTTGGAGATTCTATAAAAATTTTAATACCGAGAGGAAAGCGTTTTTTTGAACCAGATGCAAAAATCCATTTCTCAATAGGAGATGAAACTTCTTTAGGAAGCTCACTTTCCATCAAAGAAGCTGTTGAAGAATGTGGTTCTTCATTTATTTGTCTTCATGAGTTGGAAGAAGCTCAGGCTTTGGAAAATCTCAATTTATATGGTTATCACAGTCCCAAAAACAGCACGATGAGAATCATTGAAGCATTAACTGACTTTCTGAGAGAAGAAAAAGAAGCCATCTACAATGACGATGCTGTTTTTTATCTTACCGGGAACGGAACCCGGATGTCACTGATAAGAAAATTTCTTAAATCTAAAGGCGTCTCGTCCAGATGCATTAGGTCGCAGGCGTATTGGATAGAAGGGAAAAAGGGACTGTAA
- a CDS encoding LysE family translocator: MIPFQDLPFFMAAALILAISPGPNMIYLISKSITQGKKSGFISLIGVICGFIFHIVMVSFGLTAVLLAVPFTYTVLKAAGTVYLLYLAYQAVKPKSKNIFEVDHSISHDSPKKLFTVGFLTNVLNPKVAVFYLSFFPQFIKPEYGSILSQSLELGVVQVLLSFSVNFLIVFTAAKVAVFFSNNPAWIKVQKWFMASVLVFLAVKMAFSKAK; encoded by the coding sequence ATGATTCCATTTCAGGACCTCCCATTTTTTATGGCAGCGGCACTTATACTGGCTATCAGCCCTGGGCCCAATATGATTTATTTAATTTCAAAATCGATCACTCAAGGTAAAAAATCCGGATTTATTTCATTGATTGGTGTTATCTGTGGTTTTATATTTCATATCGTCATGGTTTCTTTTGGGCTTACGGCCGTATTGTTAGCCGTTCCGTTTACTTATACAGTGCTTAAAGCGGCAGGAACCGTTTATCTTTTATATTTGGCTTATCAGGCGGTCAAACCTAAAAGTAAAAATATTTTTGAGGTAGATCATAGTATTTCTCATGACAGTCCTAAAAAACTATTCACTGTGGGTTTCTTAACCAATGTACTCAATCCCAAAGTAGCAGTATTCTACTTATCATTTTTTCCTCAGTTTATTAAACCCGAATATGGCTCGATATTAAGCCAGAGTTTAGAACTTGGAGTAGTACAGGTTTTGCTTAGTTTCAGCGTTAATTTCTTGATAGTCTTTACCGCAGCAAAAGTAGCGGTGTTTTTTTCCAATAATCCGGCATGGATTAAGGTACAGAAATGGTTTATGGCAAGTGTACTCGTGTTTCTGGCTGTAAAAATGGCCTTTTCAAAAGCTAAATAA